The following proteins are co-located in the Conyzicola lurida genome:
- a CDS encoding Nramp family divalent metal transporter, with translation MPKSPVLQSRGAPARSSLFFLLGPAFVAAIAYVDPGNVAANLTAGARYGYLLLWVLILANLIAVLVQYQSAKVGLVTGRSLAELLGEKLKTGPRRFYWGQAELVAAATDIAEVIGGAIALNLLFGVPLLLGGVIVGIASMVLLAVQTRNGQRAFEVVIVTLLAVIVVGFVSGLFFSHPDPAQMLAGIVPRFEGTDSVLLASSMLGATVMPHVIYLHSALARDRHGVTADAGRIRRLLKATRWDVGTALLIAGAINISMLLLAASALRGVDGTDSIEGAHAAIVDALGPALGVVFAVGLLASGLASTSVGTYAGASIMGGLLKVKVPLLLRRVITLVPALVVLGVGFDPTRALVLSQVVLSFGIPFALVPLVRFASSKTLMGEFANAAWLRWVSWISTGAIIAINVVLIVLVIGGN, from the coding sequence ATGCCTAAAAGTCCCGTCCTCCAGTCACGGGGCGCTCCCGCGCGGTCTTCGCTCTTCTTCCTCCTCGGTCCGGCCTTCGTCGCCGCCATCGCCTACGTCGACCCGGGCAACGTCGCCGCCAACCTGACGGCGGGAGCACGCTACGGCTACCTGCTGCTCTGGGTACTGATCCTCGCCAACCTCATCGCGGTGCTGGTGCAGTACCAGTCGGCGAAGGTGGGCCTGGTCACCGGGCGCAGCCTCGCCGAACTGCTCGGCGAGAAGCTGAAGACCGGACCGCGCCGCTTCTACTGGGGCCAGGCCGAACTCGTCGCGGCGGCGACCGACATCGCCGAGGTCATCGGCGGCGCGATCGCCCTCAACCTGCTCTTCGGGGTGCCGCTGCTGCTCGGCGGCGTGATCGTCGGCATCGCGTCGATGGTCCTGCTCGCCGTCCAGACGCGCAACGGCCAGCGCGCGTTCGAGGTGGTGATCGTCACACTACTCGCCGTCATCGTCGTCGGATTCGTCTCCGGCCTGTTCTTCAGCCACCCCGACCCCGCGCAGATGCTGGCCGGGATCGTTCCGCGGTTCGAAGGCACCGATTCGGTGCTGCTCGCCTCGAGCATGCTCGGCGCGACCGTGATGCCGCACGTCATCTACCTGCACTCGGCGCTCGCCCGTGACCGGCACGGGGTGACCGCGGACGCGGGACGCATCCGCCGACTGTTGAAAGCCACGAGATGGGATGTCGGCACTGCCCTGCTCATCGCCGGTGCTATCAACATCTCGATGCTGCTGCTCGCGGCATCCGCCCTTCGTGGGGTCGACGGCACTGACTCCATCGAGGGCGCACACGCGGCCATCGTCGACGCCCTCGGGCCAGCCCTCGGCGTCGTGTTCGCGGTCGGCCTGCTCGCCTCCGGCCTCGCGTCGACCAGCGTCGGCACCTACGCGGGCGCGTCGATCATGGGCGGCCTGCTCAAGGTGAAGGTGCCGCTGCTACTGCGGCGGGTGATCACTCTCGTGCCGGCGCTCGTCGTGCTCGGTGTCGGGTTCGATCCCACCCGCGCGCTGGTGCTCAGCCAGGTGGTGCTGAGCTTCGGCATCCCGTTCGCGCTCGTGCCCCTCGTGCGCTTCGCCAGTTCGAAGACGCTGATGGGCGAATTCGCCAACGCGGCCTGGCTGCGCTGGGTGAGCTGGATCAGCACCGGCGCCATCATCGCCATCAACGTCGTTCTCATCGTGCTCGTGATCGGAGGCAACTGA
- a CDS encoding metal-dependent transcriptional regulator yields the protein MPATPATYPMAFEDYVKVIYAHTEWQPEPITSSVLAGRLGLAASSVTEMVKKLGANGLVDHVRYGAITLTPDGAALALRMLRRHRLIETWLVQHYGYAWDEVHDEAEVLEHALSDRLLDKIDDELGRPTRDPHGDPIPSKAGVISQPAALLLRDAVVGERVVVVRISDRDSLLLRHLEAESVVLDRALEVRSRDPFVVQLEVQDGERTLAPDALVSIWVSREEPSRVK from the coding sequence ATGCCCGCCACTCCCGCGACCTACCCGATGGCGTTCGAGGACTACGTCAAGGTCATCTACGCCCACACCGAGTGGCAGCCCGAGCCGATCACGAGTTCGGTGCTCGCCGGACGATTGGGTCTCGCCGCGTCATCCGTCACCGAAATGGTCAAGAAGCTCGGCGCCAACGGGCTCGTCGACCATGTTCGCTACGGCGCGATCACATTGACCCCGGATGGCGCGGCCCTCGCCCTGCGGATGCTGCGACGTCACCGGCTCATCGAGACCTGGCTCGTGCAGCACTACGGGTACGCCTGGGACGAGGTGCACGACGAGGCGGAGGTGCTCGAGCACGCGCTCAGCGACCGGCTGCTCGACAAGATCGACGACGAACTCGGCCGGCCGACCCGCGACCCGCACGGCGACCCGATCCCGAGCAAAGCGGGCGTGATCAGCCAGCCGGCCGCACTGCTGCTGCGCGACGCCGTGGTGGGGGAGCGGGTCGTGGTCGTTCGGATCTCCGACCGCGACTCGTTGCTGCTGCGCCACCTGGAGGCCGAGTCGGTCGTGCTCGACCGGGCGCTCGAGGTGCGGTCGCGCGACCCGTTCGTCGTGCAGCTCGAGGTCCAGGACGGCGAACGCACGCTCGCGCCGGACGCCCTCGTCTCGATCTGGGTGAGCCGCGAGGAGCCCAGCCGCGTAAAGTAG
- a CDS encoding cation diffusion facilitator family transporter, which yields MSKNEGHNHDHAAGITNRARLVVAIAIVGVFLVVEVVGAVLSGSLALLADSGHMLSDLLGLVVALVALSIAARPATDRQTFGYQRAEVFGALLNGVLLAGVAIFVAVEGIGRLFRPESAEVLSAPMLVIAVVGLAANVASLLVLRGGVEKGGSIGMRGAYLEVLGDLFGSVATIIAAVVIITTGLVQADAVASLVIAALIVPRAFSLLRDVFHVLSESVPTHMNIEEIRQHLLGTPGVVDVHDVHVWAITSGAPVFSAHIVVSKELFEAGGVGALLDELSGCLTGHFDVEHSTFQIEPTEHAAHEDQLHR from the coding sequence GTGAGCAAAAACGAGGGGCACAATCACGACCACGCGGCGGGGATAACCAACCGTGCGCGTCTCGTCGTGGCGATCGCGATCGTCGGTGTCTTCCTCGTGGTCGAGGTCGTCGGCGCGGTGCTGTCGGGTTCGCTCGCGCTGCTCGCCGATTCCGGCCACATGCTCTCCGATCTGCTCGGTCTCGTCGTCGCGCTCGTGGCGCTGTCGATCGCGGCGCGGCCCGCCACCGACCGTCAGACCTTCGGATACCAGCGCGCGGAGGTGTTCGGCGCCCTGCTGAACGGCGTGCTGCTGGCAGGGGTCGCGATCTTCGTCGCCGTCGAGGGCATCGGCCGCCTGTTCCGGCCCGAATCCGCCGAGGTCTTGAGCGCACCGATGCTCGTCATCGCTGTCGTCGGACTGGCCGCCAACGTCGCGTCCCTGCTGGTGCTGCGCGGGGGTGTGGAAAAGGGCGGTTCCATCGGTATGCGAGGTGCCTACCTCGAGGTGCTCGGCGACCTGTTCGGCTCGGTCGCGACGATCATCGCTGCCGTGGTCATCATCACGACCGGCCTGGTGCAGGCCGACGCGGTCGCGTCCCTCGTCATCGCCGCCCTCATCGTGCCCCGCGCGTTCAGCCTGCTGCGGGACGTCTTCCACGTTCTCAGCGAGTCGGTGCCGACGCACATGAACATCGAGGAGATCCGCCAGCACCTGCTCGGCACCCCCGGCGTCGTCGACGTGCACGACGTGCACGTGTGGGCGATCACCTCGGGCGCCCCGGTCTTCTCCGCCCACATCGTCGTCTCGAAAGAACTGTTCGAGGCCGGCGGCGTCGGCGCCCTGCTCGACGAGCTGAGCGGGTGCCTCACCGGCCACTTCGATGTCGAGCACTCGACGTTCCAGATCGAACCGACCGAGCACGCTGCCCACGAGGACCAACTGCACCGTTAG